Proteins from one Malaya genurostris strain Urasoe2022 chromosome 2, Malgen_1.1, whole genome shotgun sequence genomic window:
- the LOC131427457 gene encoding LOW QUALITY PROTEIN: lumican-like (The sequence of the model RefSeq protein was modified relative to this genomic sequence to represent the inferred CDS: substituted 1 base at 1 genomic stop codon) yields the protein MNAAGALKFIFVVLLGSIAQATTTDNHTCLPTSYNKICILEYVHYNRNDTTSHIFPKGQSHIRIGSERWFNGINSVIRSFDVNLYNELDRPQAFEVVNVLMTSLEIPRALQHGSFADNSLKEFSIENTIGEVSLTFLDLSSNMLSNLTNISSLVNLESLYLSNNKIITIEPDVFANLTQLKVLQLQHNKLKVIPALPRSLNFLGLMKNEIRTLGYSQLSLPLLEVFNIERNLLDEFDAPSLLLAMPKLRIVRLGGNRYGLTVLRTAIAVLQQHNVSYQNILDDDACYYGSKLIEGVCMXDEYWKNGWAKATGLSILTVLVACLFVLVSRWIFKAMNR from the exons ATGAATGCTGCTGGTGCGCTTAA GTTTATCTTCGTTGTCCTGCTCGGATCTATAGCACAAGCCACGACCACAGATAATCACACCTGTCTTCCAACGAGCTACAATAAAATCTGCATTCTGGAATACGTCCACTACAATCGAAACGACACGACGAGTCACATCTTTCCCAAAGGACAATCGCACATTCGGATCGGCAGTGAACGATGGTTTAACGGTATCAATTCCGTCATTCGGAGCTTCGATGTCAATCTGTACAATGAGCTCGACCGACCGCAAGCCTTCGAAGTGGTGAACGTATTAATGACGTCATTAGAAATACCAAGAGCTCTCCAGCATGGCAGCTTCGCCGACAACAGTCTCAAAgaattttctatagaaaatacCATAGGAGAGGTGTCGCTAACATTTTTGGATCTCTCCAGTAATATGTTGTCCAACTTGACCAACATCAGCAGCCTGGTAAATCTGGAATCGCTCTACCTGTCCAACAACAAAATCATAACCATCGAACCGGACGTCTTCGCCAATCTGACCCAGTTGAAAGTGCTGCAGCTTCAGCATAACAAACTCAAAGTTATTCCTGCGCTTCCCCGAAGTCTCAACTTTCTCGGATTAATGAAGAACGAAATCCGCACCCTTGGCTATAGTCAACTTTCACTGCCATTGCTGGAGGTGTTCAACATCGAGCGTAACTTACTCGACGAATTCGACGCACCGTCGCTTCTGCTAGCAATGCCAAAGTTGAGAATTGTTCGTCTGGGTGGAAACAGATATGGTCTCACGGTTCTGAGGACAGCCATTGCCGTCCTGCAGCAGCACAACGTCAGCTATCAGAACATTTTGGACGATGATGCCTGCTACTACGGTAGCAAACTTATCGAAGGGGTTTGTATGTGAGATGAATACTGGAAAAACGGATGGGCCAAAGCGACCGGATTGAGCATCCTTACCGTGCTCGTTGCCTGCTTGTTCGTATTGGTTAGCCGGTGGATTTTCAAAGCGATGAATCGATAG